The Brassica oleracea var. oleracea cultivar TO1000 chromosome C6, BOL, whole genome shotgun sequence genomic interval AAATTGAGGCTAATTTGTCATGTTTGGGTATTTAATGTCTAGGCTATGCCATTTTCTATGACCCAGCTAGTAGACAATTCTAAGTTAGAACTTGCTCTATGATGAAATGGTTCTATGACCACATCATCTTCGGGCATGTATGTTTGGAGTTGAGACGTAAAATCAAGTGTTTGTGATTGGATGGAAAAACGGCCATAACCTACCCAAAATATATTCAATCTATACGTAGAGTATATAGCGCTTCAAAAACATACCTCATTTATTATAAGATTTAAATTTCATACCCAATCTGTTTTTTTTTTTTTTGACACACAACTTCTATTAATTCAAACGTACTTAAACAGAGTTTTTTGCTGCCATAATGGTCAGCTCCGATGATAAAAACATTCTTTGCCAATCCATCCGCAACACTGTTTCTCTCACGCGAGATTCAGGTAAACGAAATGGATTCAAAGGAGGATGCAATAGAGTAAATGTCAGCTAAAATCCCATACAAACCAACCAGTGGGGAGCGCAAATTTATGGCTTTGATCAAGATAGCAGAATCCGATTCACATCTGAGCTTTGACAGGCCAATTTCTCTGCATTTCAGGAGAGCTTCCCTCATATCCAATCCTTCTGCTGCAAGTGGAGACTCTACGTGATGTATTGTGGTCGCGAATGGAAAGTCTCTCTCTTGGCGTCTAGTTGTCCAACCTAGCCCTGCAATTTTTAAGGTTTCACTCCAAGCCGCGTCGGTTCTCACCAAGGCGCATTCCGGTTGCAAGGGAGGTCTAGTTGGTATCGCTTGCTTTGCATTTTTCACCTGATTTTGGCACGAGATCCATTCTTTGGCGCATGCAGATGCTATGGAAATAGTTTCTTCCACAGTGATGATTTTCCCTTCAAATACGAGCTTATTCCGAGCTAACCATAGCTGCCATGTGATCCAAGGAGCCAAAGCTCCTGTAGAAACTCCAGTTGGTGGCAAACTCTTTCTTGAGCAGAAGCTACTCCAGTTGCTCCTTAAATCTATGGATCCACTGTACTCAATGCTTGGGGAGACAGGGGCTGATTCCCAAACCTGTCTAGCATAGGAGCAGTGAAAGAGCAGATGATCAATAGATTCAGGCATATTACATCATTTGCATTGTCCATCAGTGTTGATTCCCCTGGCTTTGAGAGCTTCGCTAACGGGTAATGCTCCATGAAGAGCTTTCCAGATGAACAACTTGATCATCGGTGTTGTTTGAAGCTTCCAAACACTCTTCTTCCAATCGAAAGATCCATCCTCTATACTCCCTGCATCCTCTACACTTCGAGAGAAAAGGACTGCTTTGTATCCGGTTTTTGTCGAGTAATCTCCTGTATCCGTGCTCAGCCAAGAGAGTTTATCCGGAGCCCCGGTTAAACTTGGCTTAATGGCTAGGATTCTCTGTTCCTCGAAAGGAAGCACTCGCTGGATCATATCAGTATCCCACTCATTTCGGTCCGGGAGCATGAGATCCGACACTGTGAGCTGGGAGAATTCTCTCGGTGGTGGCCCCATAGGTCTCAGCGGTGTGGAGCAACTGAGCCATGGTTTTTCCCAGATGTTGATGCTGGAGCCATTGCCTACTTCCCAGCCTGCAGAGTTGATGATGATATCGCGACCAATTAGAATCCCCCTCCATCCATGGGAGATTGCCGTTTTCTCTGAGCACTCTAAGAAGCTTTCGGAGTTGCAATACTTCCCAAACAGGACTCAGCCAAGTAGGGAGTCGGGACGATTGATGAGCCTCCAACTTAATTTTGCAAGGAACGCTTCATTAAAGCTCTGAATGTCTCTGAAGTTTAAACCTCCACTTTCCTTGGGTTGCACCAGCTTAGACCAAGCAATCCATGCCATCTTCTTGTCTCCCATGTTCGTGTCCCACCAGAAGCGTGTTAACGCTGATTGAATTCTCTTACACAGAGATATCAGAAGTTGGAAACAAAACATAGCGTGTGACGGAATGGGGGATAACACACTTGTGAGCATAGTCATCTTCCCGGCTGTCGATAAGAAACGGTTTGACCACCCGCAGGCCTTTTGCTTTATGCGGTCCACTAATGATGAGAATAAGTCTCTCTTTTTCCTTCCGAACAGCTCTGGAAGCCCGAGATATTTTCCGATACCTCCCTCTTTCTGGATCGAGAGAGCGTCTTTGACAGCCGTTTTTAGAGCTCCCGGGGCGTGTCTAGAGAAATTGATCGAGGATTTTTCAGTGTTAATTGACTGTCCGGAAGCCTCTTCATAGCGCTTCAATAACCGGCATAGAGCCTCTCCACTTTCCTTGCTTGCTCGAAGGAAGAACATTGTGTCATCGGCGAAGAGGAGATGGTGGAGACGAGGACACCCTCGTGCTACACGGACTCCTTTAAGGGTTCCGTCCTCTTGCGCTTTGTTACATAGACCCGAGAGAACCTCACTACACAAAATAAAGATGTATGGTGAGAGAGGGTCTCCTTGACGGATACCTCTACTCGGTGTGACTCTTCCTCTAGGCGAGCCGTTAATGAGGAAGGAGTAAGTAACTGTAGAGACACACTGCATGATCCAGTTGATCCACTTCGGATGAAAGCCGAAGCGCTGAAGTACCAATTTGATGAAGTCCCATTCGAGCCTATCATAGGCTTTACTCATATCGGTTTTAACCGCCATAGCCACTCTCTTCTCTGCCTTAGATGTCTTTAGGTAGTGAAGGACTTCATCGGTGATGAGGACATTGTCCGATATTGCTCGGCCCGGGACAAAGGCGGACTGATTCTATGAGATGATACCTGATAACAGTGGCTGCAGCCTCTTGGTCAAGATCTTGGAGATGATCTTGTAGTAGACATTGCATAAGGCGATGGGCCTGTACTCAGCAACCGTCTTCGGGCTTTGTATCTTCGGAATAAGTCGGATATGGGTTTCGTTGATCTTGTCTGGCAGTTTGTCCGTCACGAAAAACTCCTGGATTTCCTTCACTATTTCCGCTCCTATGTTTTCCCAATTCGTATGAAAAAGCTGGCCGAGAAGCCATCCGGTCCCGGGGCTTTGTCTGCATGAACAGAGAAGACTGCCTCCATAATTTCCAGTGCAGACGGTATGCGGATTAACTCTTCGTTTGTCTCTGCCGTGATCATAGGGGATAGGGCGTAGTTCACAGTTTCCTCTCTGTCTCCTCCCATTGATGTGAACAGCCGCTGGAAGTAGTCTACAATAACTCTCCCAATTTGATCTTCCTGATAAACCGGTTCTCCTTCTGAGTTCTCAATAACCGAAAAGGCATTGACTCGTTTCCGGTTCTTGGACACAGCGTGAAAGTAGCCGGTGTTTCTATCTCCTAGGCTTAGCCATAGCTGCCTGCTCCTTTGTTGCCAATAGCTCTCCTCAGCTGCATATGCCTCATCAAGTTCCTTAGTCACTTTTGTTATCAGCTCTGTATCATTTACAGGATCCGTTAGTGCTTGATCCAGTTGATACTTCTTCTCTTTGATACGGGCTCTACTGTTCAGGGCATGTTGCCTGCTCCATCCAATTAGGACTGATCTCATTGCTGAGATTCTGTCATTGACAGTTCTAAAAGACCCACTCTTCCATGTCTTGGCTACCAAGTCTTTTACTTCCGGGTTGTTCTTTAGCCGTCGGTCATAACGGAACAATCCTCGTCGCTTCCTCTTCTCTGGCTCAAAGCAGGATAGTAATGGTTTGTGATTTGATCCTTCAAAGGCCAGATATAGTGATCTTGCCGTCGGAAATAGCTCAGCCCAATCACTGTTCGCTACTGCGCGATCTAGTCTACAGCGGACCAAATCATCACCACGTTTCCCTCTCCATGACAGGAAATCTCCCGAGTATTGTAAATCAAATAGGTCACCTTCGGAGAAGAAAGTTCTCAGGTCTGTAAAGGAAGCTTCAGAGCGAGTCACCCCTCCATCTTTTTCTGCATTGTTGAGTAGGTCATTAAAGTCACCGGTTAGAAACCAGGGTGCTTCTCGAGCCGCATTTACGTCGATCAATTGATCCCACAATTCTTTTCTTCGGTTTCTGTCAGTATCACCGTAAACAAAGGAGGCGAAATTTTTTTTTCCTTCAAAGATAATACAGGTATCAATACAGTTTGCAGAAGTAGAGATAATTTGAAGGTTGATTTCCTGCTTCCAAAGTAGCGCCAATCCCCCAGCCCCGTGGCCCACCGGCGTTACCAACACTCTGTTTTCATACTTCAGCTTGTCCGTCTTCTTTGCGACAAAGCTGTCGGGGTTTTTAGTTTCCATAAGGAATAGAATGTCTGGAGAGATGTCCCTCTTCATCTCTTTTAGACGTCGAACTGTCCGGAGATTCCCCAACCCCTGACAGTTCCAGCTCGCCACTTTTAAGGAATGGGAGTAGATGGATTTTGAAAATCCATCCTACGCCGTCTTGATGACGCCGGTATCAGGCTGCATATGGGCTGATCCTCCGAGTTGGATTGAGACTCTGTTCTTCCTACCACCCCTCGGGAACCCCGTGATGAGGAAGGTTTTGACTTTGATTTTTGCGGGCTTCCTTGAGCACTGTCCTGGTTAAGTTTTCTTCTGGTGGCAGTTGGCTTATCTTGGTGAGTTTTCCTCTTTTTTGAAGTGGATCCTCTGATCAGCTTTGGACTTCCTTGCACTGTACGTTTGCCCGGTGGTCTTCCAGGCTTCCTCTTGCTCGCTTCTTTGATTACCTTTGGAGCTGTCATACCCAATCTGTTTATTTTGCGCAATAATATGTTATTGTCGTTATTAATTATCCTCTGTTACTTTGATTTATCATTTTCTTTATTTTTAATCGATCATATTCAAATGACGTTGTTTTGGTGTTTAGTTAAAAAAAAATATTTTGCATTTATAGAGAATTGAACCTAAGACTTATCAAAATCACAATGCATCTCAACAACATAACTTCTATCTGATTTAACAATTTTATTACAAAATAATAGAATTTAAAGTGAAATTCTTAGGATGACCCTAACAAAAAATTTCCAATAAATATAACTCAAAAGGGTAAAAATAACCAAAATCTATACTACTAAAACTGAAGTACATTTGGAGAATAACCCTTAATTCATCTTAAATATTACAAGTTTTGCCATTGGATTTCAACCGTCTTTGCTTTCTTCATTAAATGTTTTTGTAATTTAAGTATAAGTGACTACTTAGCTTAAAAACATGTTCGTTTTGCTCCAATGTAGTAGTTTATTTTTTTTCTGATCAAAGCAGTAATTGATTTTTTTTTTCAAATATAATCGGCAAATATAGAAGATTACCATACCAATACATAAATCAATTTATTGGTAATCACTTGAAAAAATGATCATTATCTTAACAAATATTACTAAAAGTAGACGATCACTTAATAAGATAGATATTATTAATGTAATTAATTTGGTAGGCTTTATTTTAAAACAGAATATTACATTTACCTATTCGCAAAGCTTCCATCCCAGATAAAGCAAACTTTTTTTCTATCTATTTTCAAAAGAGTGGGCATCTTTCTTACCTATGGCTAACTCAAAAAAATCTGAGAGGGGAGGTTACTCTGCTCTGGATTAGGCAAAAAACCTACATCTTTTTTATATGCTATAAAATCTGTAAAATGAAAAAAATAATCGATCATATCAAAAAAATTAGAAAATCATAATAAAACATCTATAAATATTTTAATTTAATTTTGGGTGTTTTAAAAACTATTGAAATAGTTACATATCACATTATGAATAACAACAAACTTTGATAATTTATAAGAAATAAAAATATAAATTATTTTAATTAATAAAATATAATTATTCTATATATACATCACATTTTCTGATATTTTATTTTAAAATATCTTCAGTCTATAGTTTACAACTATAACAAACTTAACAACATCAAAAGTCTCTGCAAAAAACGAACTCTACAATTACAATTTTACAGCTACAACTTGGGATTTTATATAGGGTTACCCAGCGTAGCCCAGACCTATTAAAACTTATGCTCAACCCTAAATGAACCCTAGCAACTTTTTTTTTGATGAAATTTCAAATTTATTGATCTATCAAAAATAATGTTATGTACATATCAGTCACCTACTATGTAGGAGATCTCTATTGTGTAGTACGAAAAAAACAGATTCTAAGCCGTAAGCTGAAACCATCGCTGGAGTAACTTACCCAGCTTGTGATCTGATCGATACTTTAGAGAACATATCCTATTCCTCATGGCCTTATCAATGAGACTGTGCATTTGTTTTGTTGATGTCCTGCCTCTTTTGATGTCTCCTTCCATTCCGCTCCCTCCATATGTGGTATACTACCGTCTGAAACAATAGCCTCACTAGACAAGAATCAACCCTAGCCCTTTTAGAACCTATAAAAATTTAAAATAGGGTTGACCCCTTTTCAACCCTTCAACCCTATTTAAACCCTTTCTCTT includes:
- the LOC106297593 gene encoding uncharacterized protein LOC106297593; the encoded protein is MKRDISPDILFLMETKNPDSFVAKKTDKLKYENRVLVTPVGHGAGGLALLWKQEINLQIISTSANCIDTCIIFEGKKNFASFVYGDTDRNRRKELWDQLIDVNAAREAPWFLTGDFNDLLNNAEKDGGVTRSEASFTDLRTFFSEGDLFDLQYSGDFLSWRGKRGDDLVRCRLDRAVANSDWAELFPTARSLYLAFEGSNHKPLLSCFEPEKRKRRGLFRYDRRLKNNPEVKDLVAKTWKSGSFRTVNDRISAMRSVLIGWSRQHALNSRARIKEKKYQLDQALTDPVNDTELITKVTKELDEAYAAEESYWQQRSRQLWLSLGDRNTGYFHAVSKNRKRVNAFSVIENSEGEPVYQEDQIGRVIVDYFQRLFTSMGGDREETVNYALSPMITAETNEELIRIPQSPGTGWLLGQLFHTNWENIGAEIVKEIQEFFVTDKLPDKINETHIRLIPKIQSPKTVAEYRPIALCNVYYKIISKILTKRLQPLLSGIIS